Proteins encoded within one genomic window of Rubripirellula tenax:
- a CDS encoding outer membrane protein assembly factor BamB family protein, protein MHRFLALACVVSAITFRCETVSADETLMPDRVAKRLGLVEAWQRGISAPNGAVSIADQQIFVHRNNPQVYVEIVTAGKAPADTKKPADAEAATSADAGDTATAAAAAAQDDVLMRITVNTADAAGNSIDLKEAERLASNEIRRLKRRGVTATMRTTEVPRVVIYSIADDGGLEARDAETGRAIWNTHVGQRGLHFGQLGVSEEFVTVMNGANLIQVNAANGDTTTEMRTLNAPQFGAINSGDFAMVVTIGGGLECYPLTDPSLDPFREIVDGRALASPTKSPSSSRTAWATDRSLVYVMELLGKPSTLFRLDTDGMITGRIAAASNDRFFFGSDAGQVYAIRATRSGIVSWVTPFGEPFYAEPLVVEDQVMLVSTYGRVFSMNVETGDLSWDAPATNIARLIGGFGDHVYAVTMGGSLTVLDRKTGNTVSTFTEVRPARELTNRETNRLYLVSDSGAVQCLRPLNSKLPKFNTTPDPKPIVEAEEEKVEEKESSSPFDAGGMNPFGAGGDPFGAGGASGDPFGGGGDAMADPFGADPFGN, encoded by the coding sequence ATGCATCGCTTTCTCGCCCTGGCTTGCGTCGTTTCGGCCATCACATTCCGTTGCGAAACCGTCTCTGCCGACGAAACCCTGATGCCCGACCGTGTCGCCAAACGACTGGGTCTGGTGGAAGCTTGGCAGCGGGGCATTTCGGCGCCCAATGGAGCTGTATCGATTGCGGACCAGCAGATTTTCGTGCACCGCAACAATCCCCAGGTTTACGTCGAAATCGTGACGGCTGGGAAAGCCCCAGCGGATACCAAGAAACCAGCGGATGCGGAAGCAGCAACCAGTGCTGACGCCGGCGACACGGCGACCGCGGCGGCGGCGGCGGCCCAGGATGACGTGCTGATGCGAATCACCGTCAATACGGCTGATGCGGCAGGCAACTCGATCGACCTGAAAGAAGCCGAGCGTCTTGCCTCAAACGAAATTCGACGACTCAAACGTCGTGGTGTCACGGCAACGATGCGAACGACGGAAGTCCCGCGAGTTGTGATTTACTCGATCGCCGACGACGGTGGTCTCGAGGCAAGGGACGCAGAAACCGGCCGGGCGATTTGGAATACTCACGTCGGTCAACGAGGTTTGCATTTTGGACAGTTGGGCGTCAGCGAAGAATTTGTGACCGTCATGAACGGTGCGAACCTGATTCAAGTCAATGCGGCGAACGGCGATACGACGACGGAAATGAGAACGCTGAACGCGCCCCAGTTCGGCGCCATCAACTCGGGCGACTTCGCGATGGTGGTTACCATCGGCGGTGGCCTGGAATGTTACCCGCTTACCGATCCGTCGCTGGATCCGTTCCGCGAGATTGTTGACGGTCGTGCGCTGGCGTCGCCGACGAAGTCACCTTCGTCATCGCGAACTGCATGGGCGACCGACCGAAGTTTGGTTTACGTGATGGAGTTGTTGGGCAAGCCATCGACTTTGTTTCGACTGGACACCGACGGGATGATCACGGGTCGAATCGCTGCTGCCTCGAACGATCGTTTTTTCTTCGGGTCGGATGCCGGCCAAGTCTACGCGATTCGCGCCACCCGCAGCGGTATCGTGTCGTGGGTGACTCCATTCGGCGAGCCCTTCTATGCCGAACCGCTGGTTGTAGAAGACCAGGTCATGTTGGTGTCAACGTATGGCCGTGTATTTTCGATGAACGTCGAGACAGGCGACCTATCTTGGGACGCGCCGGCGACCAACATCGCACGTCTTATCGGTGGTTTCGGTGACCATGTTTATGCCGTCACCATGGGCGGTTCGCTAACGGTTCTCGATCGTAAAACAGGAAACACGGTGTCGACTTTCACGGAAGTTCGACCAGCCCGGGAACTGACCAATCGCGAAACCAATCGGCTTTATCTGGTCAGTGATTCCGGGGCTGTTCAATGTCTGCGGCCGCTCAATTCGAAGTTGCCGAAGTTCAATACAACACCGGATCCGAAACCGATCGTCGAAGCCGAAGAAGAAAAGGTGGAAGAGAAGGAATCGTCCAGCCCATTCGATGCCGGTGGGATGAATCCGTTCGGCGCCGGTGGCGATCCGTTCGGTGCCGGTGGCGCTTCGGGTGATCCATTCGGTGGTGGCGGCGACGCCATGGCCGACCCATTCGGTGCCGACCCGTTCGGTAACTGA
- a CDS encoding DJ-1/PfpI family protein, with protein MKKILMLVGDFVEDYEAMVPYQILLCAGHSVDTVCPGKSAGDTVATAIHDFEGHQTYSEKPGHRFAVTADFASTDPAGYDALVIPGGRAPEYLRLNEEVLAMVRHFASAKKPIAAICHGPQILAAAGVLNDRHCSCYPAVAPEIKAGGGTYVEPAATMDSAHVDGNLVTAPAWPAHPAWMREFMRVLG; from the coding sequence ATGAAAAAGATCTTGATGCTCGTTGGCGACTTCGTTGAAGACTACGAAGCGATGGTGCCCTACCAAATCCTGCTGTGCGCCGGCCACTCGGTCGACACGGTTTGCCCCGGAAAGTCGGCTGGCGACACAGTCGCCACCGCGATCCATGATTTCGAAGGCCATCAAACGTACAGTGAAAAACCGGGACACCGATTCGCCGTGACGGCGGATTTCGCAAGCACCGATCCGGCCGGATACGACGCATTGGTGATCCCCGGCGGCCGGGCGCCGGAGTACCTGCGGCTGAACGAAGAAGTATTGGCGATGGTGCGGCACTTCGCGAGCGCCAAAAAACCGATCGCCGCAATCTGCCACGGACCTCAAATCCTAGCTGCCGCCGGGGTTCTCAACGACCGTCACTGCAGTTGCTATCCGGCGGTCGCGCCCGAGATCAAGGCCGGAGGCGGAACCTACGTCGAACCTGCCGCGACGATGGACTCAGCTCACGTCGACGGCAATCTGGTCACCGCACCGGCTTGGCCGGCACACCCGGCATGGATGCGAGAATTCATGCGAGTGCTGGGCTAA